A stretch of the Notamacropus eugenii isolate mMacEug1 chromosome 2, mMacEug1.pri_v2, whole genome shotgun sequence genome encodes the following:
- the STRADA gene encoding STE20-related kinase adapter protein alpha isoform X3, whose product MSFLVSKPERIRRWVSEKFIVEGLRDLELFGEQPPGDARRKTNESSSESIASSPKQDTMSSFLPEGRCYELLTVIGKGFEELMTVNLARYKPTGEHVTIRRINLEACTNEMVTFLQGELHVSKLFNHPNIVPYRATFIADNELWVVTSFMAYGSAKDLICTQFMDGMNELAIAYILQGVLKALDYIHHMGYVHRSVKASHILISADGKVYLSGLRSSLSMISHGQRQRVVHDFPKYSIKVLPWLSPEVLQQNLQGYDAKSDIYSVGITACELANGHVPFKDMPATQMLLEKLNGTVPCLLDTTTIPAEELTMNTSRSGANSGLNESLAASTNRNSNGDSPPHPYHRTFSPHFHHFVEQCLQRSPDLRSSDVPQRPCLNCSAPSPPSLTLKAANPRTPAVSLA is encoded by the exons ATGTCTTTTCTTGTAAGTAAACCAGAGCGAATTAGG CGGTGGGTCTCGGAAAAGTTCATTGTTGAGGGCTTAAGAGATTTGGAACTATTTGGAG AGCAGCCTCCGGGTGACGCTCGGAGAAaa aCCAATGAATCAAGTTCCGAGTCGATAGCATCCTCCCCTAAACAGGACACCATGAGCAGTTTTCTGCCAGAGGGCAGGTGTTATGAACTGCTCACAGTCATAG GCAAAGGGTTTGAGGAGTTGATGACAGTGAACTTAGCCAGGTACAAACCAACAGGAGAGCATGTCACAATACGAAGGATTAACCTAGAGGCCTGTACCAATGAGATGGTGACATTCCTACAG GGAGAACTTCATGTCTCTAAGCTCTTCAACCACCCCAACATTGTACCGTATCGAGCCACCTTCATTGCTGACAATGAGCTGTGGGTTGTCACTTCCTTCATGGCATATG gtTCTGCAAAGGATCTCATCTGTACACAGTTCATGGATGGAATGAATGAGTTGGCAATTGCGTACATTTTGCAAGGGGTGCTAAAGGCACTAGACTACATCCATCATATGGGCTATGTACACAG GAGTGTCAAAGCCAGCCACATCCTGATCTCAGCCGATGGCAAAGTCTACCTATCAGGCCTTCGAAGCAGCCTCAGCATGATCAGTCACGGTCAGCGGCAGCGAGTTGTCCATGACTTCCCCAAGTACAGCATCAAGGTCCTGCCTTGGCTCAGTCCTGAGGTTCTGCAGCAG AATCTTCAGGGTTATGATGCCAAATCTGACATCTACAGTGTGGGAATCACAGCCTGTGAGCTGGCCAATGGCCACGTCCCCTTTAAGGACATGCCTGCTACTCAG ATGCTTCTGGAAAAGCTAAATGGGACAGTACCCTGCCTGCTGGATACCACCACCATCCCTGCTGAGGAGCTGACTATGAATACCTCACGTTCAGGGGCCAACTCTGGCCTGAATGAGAGTCTTGCTGCCAGCACAAACCGGAACTCCAATGGGGACTCCCCTCCACACCCTTACCATCGCACTTTCTCACCACACTTCCACCACTTTGTGGAGCAGTGTCTACAACGAAGTCCTGACCTCAG